Proteins from one Poecile atricapillus isolate bPoeAtr1 chromosome 6, bPoeAtr1.hap1, whole genome shotgun sequence genomic window:
- the TSPAN15 gene encoding tetraspanin-15: MAAGDPEQARYCGRLSYLCLKLTLITYSTTFWVIGALVLAVGIYAEIERQKYKTLESAFLAPAIILILLGIVMFLVSFVGVLASLRDNLCLLQAFMYILGICLLIELTGGVVALIFRNQTIKFLNDNIRRGIENYYDDLDFKNIMDSVQKQFKCCGGEDYRDWSQNVYHNCAAPGPLACGVPYTCCIRNKTDIINTMCGYKTIDQERLSVQHVIYVRGCTNAVLIWFLDNYSIMAGVLLGILLPQFLGVLLSLLYITRVEDIITEHKLSESLFGDARHRAAPEFAGAGCCMCYPG, translated from the exons ATGGCGGCTGGAGACCCGGAGCAGGCGCGATACTGCGGGAGACTCTCCTACCTGTGCCTCAAGCTGACCCTCATCACCTACTCCACCACGTTCTGG GTGATTGGAGCCCTCGTCCTCGCCGTTGGGATTTATGCAGAAATTGAAAGACAGAAGTACAAAACTCTAGAAAGTGCCTTTCTAGCCCCAGCAATTATTTTGATACTTCTGGGCATTGTAATGTTCCTGGTATCCTTTGTGGGTGTACTGGCTTCTCTAAGAGACAATTTATGCCTTCTGCAAGCA TTCATGTACATCCTGGGCATCTGCTTGCTGATCGAGCTGACAGGTGGAGTGGTGGCCCTGATCTTCAGGAACCAG ACAATCAAATTTTTGAATGATAACATCAGAAGAGGAATTGAGAATTACTACGATGATTTAGACTTCAAGAACATCATGGATTCTGTTCAAAAGcag tttAAGTGCTGTGGTGGGGAAGATTATAGAGATTGGTCCCAAAATGTGTACCACAACTGTGCAGCTCCAGGACCACTGGCCTGTGGGGTGCCCTACACTTGCTGCATCAGAAATAAG acaGACATTATCAACACTATGTGTGGATACAAAACCATTGACCAAGAG CGCCTGAGCGTTCAGCACGTTATCTACGTCCGAGGGTGCACCAATGCTGTGCTCATTTGGTTTTTGGACAACTACAGCATCATGGCTGGCGTGCTGCTCGGCATATTGCTGCCCCAG ttcctgggggtgctgctgtccctgctgtacATCACCCGTGTGGAGGACATCATCACGGAGCACAAGCTGAGCGAGAGCCTGTTCGGAGACGCGCGCCACAGAGCCGCCCCCGAGTTTGCCGGAGCCGGCTGCTGCATGTGTTACCCGGGGTGA